In Chaetodon auriga isolate fChaAug3 chromosome 7, fChaAug3.hap1, whole genome shotgun sequence, a genomic segment contains:
- the fam181b gene encoding protein FAM181B yields the protein MAVQTAIMNPQFMNFCFPGSVMEYDVEKNLDGSLLGEAENDEDYKETTRDLLSFIDSASSNIKLALDKPVKSKRKVNHRKYLQKQIKRCTGIITPGKVADAPVKRQGSLALSQPSPLQSKTLPKRDGVQANLQSKSLAALFSPVKDVRGEKAKKPPLRHRNLPPSFFTEPANCSKVSSTSGMTLKDLERGNPEAAEFFELLGPDYSNMVSDQDLYQSMPLRVQPEMGGPDPASYDAHHLVGGLLYSEPWTSCSGSSKKPGGSLRTGPAQPPVYCPSEAAGPVEDHALCTLAFPNFFTDCSIPQVTYDLSGGYNRTNYSSL from the coding sequence ATGGCTGTTCAGACCGCAATCATGAACCCCCAGTTCATGAATTTCTGCTTCCCGGGTTCTGTGATGGAATACGACGTGGAGAAAAATCTGGATGGGAGTCTCCTCGGTGAGGCAGAAAATGATGAGGACTACAAAGAGACCACTAGGGACTTGCTGAGCTTCATAGACTCAGCCTCCAGCAATATCAAGCTGGCTCTGGACAAGCCAGTGAAATCCAAGAGGAAAGTCAACCACCGGAAGTATCTACAGAAGCAGATCAAAAGGTGCACCGGCATTATAACACCAGGAAAGGTAGCAGATGCCCCAGTTAAAAGACAAGGCTCCCTAGCCCTTTCTCAGCCCAGCCCTTTGCAGAGCAAAACTCTGCCTAAGCGTGATGGGGTCCAGGCCAACTTACAGAGCAAGAGCTTGGCAGCACTCTTCAGCCCTGTGAAGGATGTAAGGGGTGAAAAAGCCAAGAAACCACCCCTGAGGCATCGCAATCTGCCCCCCTCTTTCTTCACTGAGCCTGCCAACTGCTCCAAAGTAAGCTCCACATCTGGGATGACGCTGAAGGACTTGGAACGAGGCAATCCTGAGGCTGCAGAGTTCTTCGAGCTCTTGGGGCCCGATTACAGCAACATGGTCAGCGACCAGGACCTTTATCAAAGCATGCCTCTCCGGGTGCAGCCAGAGATGGGAGGCCCGGATCCTGCTTCCTACGATGCTCACCATTTAGTAGGTGGTCTTCTCTACTCTGAGCCCTGGACTAGCTGCTCAGGATCCTCTAAGAAACCAGGGGGGAGCCTGCGTACAGGCCCAGCCCAGCCTCCTGTCTACTGTCCCTCTGAGGCTGCTGGGCCTGTAGAAGATCACGCACTGTGCACTTTGGCCTTCCCGAACTTCTTCACAGACTGCTCCATACCTCAGGTCACTTATGATTTAAGTGGTGGTTATAACAGAACTAATTATTCATCTCTATGA
- the prcp gene encoding lysosomal Pro-X carboxypeptidase, whose translation MEVWGRAAATCILTLCLGCLHVIALKSQLFTRRGGSLHSRETPISYETVYFDQKIDHFGFLEDGTFKQRYLVADKHWQQPGGPILFYTGNEGDITWFCNNTGFMWEVAEELGAMLVFAEHRYYGESLPFGQDSYSDSKHLNYLTSEQALADFAVLIQSLKAAVPGAQRSPVIAVGGSYGGMLSAWFRMKYPSVVVGALASSAPIWQFPGMVPCGDFYKIVTQDFAKSGFNCDANIRKSWKAIKNVSSTASGLQWLSDEFSLCTPLKNKNDAVTFKNWLQETWVNLAMVDYPYEANFLQPLPRWPIQVVCKYLAFDSTVSDYQLLHGVSQAAKVYYNYTGSLPCLNTSQTATGSLGFLGWYYQACTEMVMPMCTDGVQDMFEPEEWNFQAFSDGCNAMFGVRPRADWASTVYGGKDIASHSNIIFSNGGLDPWSAGGVTYNITDSLVSILIPDGAHHLDLRYSNDHDPPSVRAARALEVKYFREWIRQAKKTPHAALS comes from the exons ATGGAGGTTTggggcagagctgcagctacCTGCATCCTAACGTTGTGTCTCGGCTGTTTGCACGTGATCGCCCTCAAATCCCAACTTTTCACCAGACGTGGTGGCTCGCTTCACTCCAGAGAGACCCCCATCAGCTATGAGACAGTCTATTTTGACCAGAAG ATTGATCATTTTGGATTCCTGGAGGATGGCACCTTCAAACAGAGGTACCTGGTGGCTGAcaaacactggcagcagcccGGAGGACCCATTCTGTTCTACACCGGCAACGAGGGCGACATCACCTGGTTCTGCAACAATACT GGCTTCATGTGGGAAGTAGCGGAGGAGTTGGGCGCCATGCTGGTTTTCGCAGAGCATCGTTACTATGGAGAGTCGCTGCCTTTTGGACAAGACTCTTACAGC GACAGCAAACACCTGAACTACCTGACCTCAGAGCAGGCCCTGGCTGATTTTGCAGTGCTGATTCAGAGCCTGAAGGCCGCTGTACCCGGAGCTCAGCGCAGCCCTGTCATCGCTGTCGGAGGCTCCTATGGAGGCATGCTCTCCGCCTGGTTCAGGATGAAATACCCCAGCGTGGTTGTCGG AGCTCTGGCATCCTCCGCACCAATATGGCAGTTCCCTGGTATGGTGCCATGTGGAGACTTCTACAAAATAGTAACACAGGACTTTGCCAAAAGTGGCTTCAACTGTGACGCGAACATCAGGAAGTCGTGGAAGGCAATTAAAAATGTCTCCTCCACTG CGTCCGGTCTTCAGTGGCTGTCGGATGAATTCAGCTTATGCACCCCTCTTAAAAACAAGAACGATGCCGTCACCTTCAAGAACTGGCTTCAGGAGACCTGGGTGAACCTGGCCATGGTGGACTACCCCTACGAAGCCAACTTTCTCCAGCCTCTTCCTCGCTGGCCCATCCAG gTGGTGTGCAAGTATCTTGCTTTCGATTCCACCGTGTCAGACTACCAGCTGCTGCACGGTGTCTCCCAAGCAGCGAAGGTCTACTACAATTACACCGGAAGCCTTCCCTGTCTCAACACATCTCAGACAGCGACCGGCAGCCTCGGATTCCTCGGCTGGTATTACCAG GCCTGCACAGAGATGGTGATGCCCATGTGCACAGATGGCGTCCAGGACATGTTTGAACCCGAGGAGTGGAACTTCCAGGCCTTCTCTGATGGCTGTAACGCCATGTTCGGTGTCAGGCCGCGAGCCGACTGGGCGAGCACCGTCTACGGGGGGAAGGACATCGCCTCTCACAGCAACATCATCTTCAG TAACGGAGGACTGGACCCGTGGTCGGCTGGTGGAGTGACTTACAACATAACAGATTCCCTGGTTTCAATTCTGATTCCTGATGGAGCCCATCACTTGGACCTCCGCTACAGCAACGACCACGACCCACCTTCGGTCCGCGCCGCCCGGGCGTTAGAGGTGAAGTATTTTCGGGAGTGGATCAGGCAGGCTAAAAAGACGCCTCACGCTGCGTTGAGTTAA
- the rab30 gene encoding ras-related protein Rab-30 codes for MSMEDYDYLFKIVLIGNAGVGKTCLVRRFTQGLFPPGQGATIGVDFMIKTVEIKGEKVKLQIWDTAGQERFRSITQSYYRSANALILTYDITCEDSFRCLPEWLREIEQYANNQVVTILVGNKIDLAEKREVLRQRAEDFAEAQSMLYLETSAKESDNVEKLFLDLACELIREAKQNKLDNNDTAPMPGEGKTISYLSCCSIN; via the exons ATGAGCATGGAAGATTATGACTACCTGTTCAAAATAGTTCTGATAGGAAATGCTGGAGTTGGGAAGACATGTCTTGTCCGGCGCTTCACTCAG GGCCTTTTCCCACCTGGACAGGGGGCTACTATCGGAGTAGACTTCATGATTAAGACAGTGGAAATCAAAGGGGAGAAGGTGAAG CTGCAGATATGGGACACAGCTGGACAGGAGAGGTTTCGCTCCATTACTCAGAGTTATTACCGTAGTGCCAACGCCCTCATTCTTACGTATGACATTACCTGTGAGGACTCCTTCAGGTGCCTTCCAGAGTGGCTGAGGGAGATTGAGCAGTATGCCAACAACCAAGTGGTGACTATATTAGTCG GTAATAAAATAGACctggcagagaagagagaggtgCTCAGACAGCGGGCTGAAGACTTCGCCGAGGCTCAGAGCATGCTGTATCTGGAGACCTCGGCCAAAGAGTCCGACAATGTTGAGAAACTTTTCCTCGACCTGGCCTGCGAACTCATTCGAGAGGCCAAGCAGAACAAGCTGGATAACAATGACACTGCCCCGATGCCCGGCGAGGGTAAAACCATCAGCTacttgagctgctgcagcatcaatTAG
- the ndufc2 gene encoding NADH dehydrogenase [ubiquinone] 1 subunit C2: protein MGFVPDEAKCLPPPGIVNRNSLWLSAVGWGSAMLHNGINHRPPLKSGVHRQCLLATIGWFIGYHITKYENYIYAKRDRDMREYIRLHPDDFAPKETKTFGEIVEPFHPIR from the exons ATGGGGTTCGTACCAGACGAGGCAAAGTGCCTCCCTCCCCCGGGAATCGTGAACAGGAATTCGTTGTGGCTGTCCGCTGTCGGCTGGGGCTCCGCGATGCTTCATAATGGCATCAACCACAGGCCGCCGCTAAAATCAG GTGTTCATCGACAATGCCTGCTGGCAACAATTGGTTGGTTCATCGGCTATCACattacaaaatatgaaaattaCATTTACGCCAAACGTGATCGAGATATGCGTGAGTATATCAGACTCCACCCGGATGACTTTGCTCCAAAGG AAACGAAGACCTTTGGGGAAATTGTCGAGCCTTTCCATCCCATTCGCTAA
- the thrsp gene encoding thyroid hormone-inducible hepatic protein, with protein MQHAEAKFNKNSLLLTLRRYSSAVSDMEKTILLPSLLRDVPSDELWDCDAAEDSCTDLYDNYLMLKAIRNTVESSLVPLDDHKTKNNTMFKTLEPLLDTDPDALFHFHLRGLFSVMTALTKKTQNLTEKYMDIIGVAN; from the coding sequence ATGCAGCATGCCGAGGCCAAGTTCAACAAAAACAGCCTGCTCTTGACTCTGAGACGATACAGCTCAGCTGTCAGTGACATGGAGAAGACCATTCTCCTGCCCAGCCTGCTGAGAGACGTGCCCTCCGATGAGCTGTGGGActgtgatgcagcagaggaCTCCTGCACTGACCTGTATGACAACTACCTGATGCTCAAGGCCATAAGAAACACAGTGGAGAGCAGTCTGGTGCCTCTGGATGACCACAAGACCAAGAACAACACTATGTTCAAGACCCTGGAGCCTCTTCTGGACACAGATCCTGATGCTCTCTTCCACTTCCACCTGAGAggactgttttctgtcatgacTGCCCTCACCAAGAAGACCCAGAACCTAACTGAGAAATATATGGACATAATTGGAGTGGCAAATTAG
- the guca1c gene encoding guanylyl cyclase-activating protein 3, protein MGTHCSSMDDILEEDMHHWYTKFMRESPSGLITLFELKTMLEMNGMTEEASSYVDQVFFTFDMDGDGYIDFVEYIAAISLLLKGEINQKLKWYFKLFDQDGNGKIDKEELETIFKAIQDITRSYDIPPEEIVTLIYEKIDVHGEGELTLEEFISGAKDHPDIMDMLIKMMDLTNVLEIIIRGQQKNAVN, encoded by the exons ATGGGCACCCACTGCTCCAGCATGGATGATATCCTAGAGGAGGACATGCACCACTGGTACACCAAATTCATGAGGGAGTCTCCTTCAGGCCTCATAACACTCTTCGAGCTCAAGACCATGCTTGAAATGAACGGTATGACAGAGGAGGCCAGCAGCTATGTGGACCAAGTCTTCTTCACCTTTGATATGGATGGG GATGGCTATATAGACTTTGTCGAATACATTGCAGCAATCAGTTTACTACTGAAAGGAGAAATTAACCAGAAACTAAAGTGGTACTTCAAGCTCTTTGATCAAGACGGAAATGGGAAAATTGacaaggaggagctggagacgATATTTAAG GCGATTCAAGACATCACTAGAAGTTACGACATCCCTCCAGAAGAGATCGTAACTCTTATATATGAGAAGATCGATGTGCACGGAGAAG GTGAGCTGACACTGGAGGAGTTTATCAGTGGAGCCAAGGACCATCCGGACATCATGGATATGCTCATCAAGATGATGGATCTCACCAATGTCCTTGAAATCATTATCAGAGGTCAACAGAAGAACGCCGTGAACTGA
- the c15h3orf52 gene encoding TPA-induced transmembrane protein homolog, translating into MAMELKTIKTNGNLGATCLPDELVSEGNGEGLVHATDADVLLSVETAECNGETRPLNHAAENQRTQGNTDTPREIGAVCRINRELKQVVFWKVRRWMVIIFIFVFILAVILISLSVCSAIHEDADENFDPTLFKVPLHFNGSFQLPNVAFTEDHLTLSSNESQALSANLQEKMAVLYRSSPALGRYFSRAEIYAFRNGSVIADYQLTFLMPEEQQDQLRNFTLSREMVYNVFRQFLYDQELDKTELYIEPVSLKMQRH; encoded by the exons ATGGCCATGGAGCTGAAGACCATCAAGACAAATGGGAACCTCGGAGCAACTTGTTTGCCTGACGAACTG GTGTCAGAAGGGAACGGAGAAGGTTTGGTCCATGCAACGGATGCAGACGTTTTGCTTTCTGTAGAG ACTGCTGAATGTAACGGAGAGACGAGGCCCTTGAACCATGCAGCAGAAAATCAAAGGACTCAGGGAAATACAGACACTCCTAGAGAG ATTGGCGCCGTGTGCAGGATAAATCGAGAGCTGAAACAGGTCGTCTTCTGGAAAGTCAGACGATGGATggtcatcatcttcatctttgtctTCATCCTTGCTGTGATTCTAATTTCGCTGTCGGTGTGCTCAG CGATCCACGAGGATGCCGATGAGAACTTTGACCCGACATTGTTTAAAGTTCCTCTGCATTTCAATGGAAGCTTCCAGCTGCCTAATGTGGCCTTCACAGAGGATCATCTCACCCTTTCCTCCAATGAAAGCCAAGCACTTTCTGCTAACCTGCAAGAAAAG ATGGCTGTACTGTACAGATCCTCCCCTGCACTGGGACGATACTTCTCCAGAGCTGAGATATATGCTTTCAG AAACGGCTCAGTCATCGCTGACTACCAGCTGACATTCCTCATgcctgaggagcagcaggatcAGCTGAGAAACTTTACTCTGAGCAGGGAAATGGTGTACAACGTGTTCAGGCAGTTTCTGTATGACCAGGAGCTGGATAAGACAGAACTGTACATTGAACCAGTTTCCCTAAAAATGCAAAGACATTAA